Proteins encoded together in one Triticum dicoccoides isolate Atlit2015 ecotype Zavitan chromosome 7B, WEW_v2.0, whole genome shotgun sequence window:
- the LOC119340436 gene encoding non-specific lipid-transfer protein-like → MAMRPLVVLALAVALAGVALGGGAAEGAGECGRASPDRMALRMAPCISAADEPDSAPSSSCCSAVHTIGKSPSCLCAVMLSGTAKMAGIRPEVAITIPKRCNIADRPVGYKCGDYTLP, encoded by the exons ATGGCAATGAGGCCGCTCGTCGTGCTCGCCCTGGCCGTGGCGCTGGCCGGCGTGGCGCTGGGAGGGGGCGCGGCCGAGGGGGCCGGCGAGTGCGGGAGGGCCTCCCCCGACCGGATGGCCCTGCGCATGGCCCCGTGCATCTCGGCGGCGGACGAGCCGGACTCGGCGCCCTCCAGCAGCTGCTGCTCGGCGGTGCACACCATCGGCAAGAGCCCCAGCTGCCTGTGCGCCGTCATGCTGTCCGGCACCGCCAAGATGGCCGGGATCAGGCCCGAGGTCGCCATCACCATCCCCAAGCGCTGCAACATCGCCGACCGTCCCGTCGGCTACAAGTGCGGAG ATTACACGCTGCCTTGA